A single Montipora foliosa isolate CH-2021 chromosome 7, ASM3666993v2, whole genome shotgun sequence DNA region contains:
- the LOC138010641 gene encoding dual specificity tyrosine-phosphorylation-regulated kinase 2-like has protein sequence MITTSQRKPLPVSKRSTGGDAIYVDRNSNADVLPPLKPSTKSNVKPHESSISGALPLVGGVQVQQLFEEETNQQNKSKIVNEKQGLPAVHRPVSVSGNGSPASGRRSSMNGSGTLKSRGLPMTPEAAMKQFMQKLTSFERHEIFNYPQIWFVGPNAKKRQGVVGGANNSGYDDDQGSYIQVPHDHIAYRYEVVKIIGKGSFGQVVKAYDHKTQTNVALKMVRNEKRFHRQAQEEIRILEHLRKQDKDNNHNIIHMLEHFTFRGHVCMTFELLSMNLYELIKKNKFQGFSLQLVRKFAHSILQCSDALYRNRIIHCDLKPENILLKQQGRSGIKVIDFGSSCYEHQRIYTYIQSRFYRAPEVILGARYGMAIDMWSFGCILAELLTGYPLFPGEDEGDQLACIIELLGMPSQKLLDGSKRSKNFINSKGHPRYCTATTLPDGSTVLTGGRSRHGKTRGPPGSKTFTTALKGCDDAQFIDFLQRCLEWDPTQRMTPSQALRHPWLRRRLPRAPDANSNEKSGFQRQNSSSGVAKLPPAAPTSGKAKPRRPIEEIVDDGTDSAKLNTRTVLPKIVGR, from the coding sequence TTTGCCACCTTTGAAACCGTCGACGAAAAGCAATGTTAAACCACATGAATCGAGCATTTCTGGAGCTCTTCCCCTTGTTGGAGGGGTTCAAGTGCAGCAgctgtttgaagaagaaactaATCAACAGAATAAGAGCAAGATCGTGAATGAAAAGCAAGGTCTTCCGGCAGTTCACAGACCAGTTTCTGTCTCGGGAAACGGGTCGCCAGCGTCGGGAAGAAGATCTAGCATGAATGGCTCCGGAACGCTCAAATCTCGAGGGTTACCGATGACTCCAGAGGCGGCTATGAAACAGTTCATGCAAAAGCTAACTAGTTTTGAACGTCACGAAATCTTCAATTATCCGCAAATCTGGTTTGTTGGGCCAAACGCGAAGAAACGTCAGGGTGTGGTTGGTGGAGCAAACAACAGCGGGTATGATGACGATCAGGGCTCGTATATCCAAGTTCCTCACGACCACATAGCTTACCGCTATGAAGTTGTGAAAATTATTGGTAAAGGAAGCTTTGGACAAGTTGTGAAAGCCTATGATCACAAGACGCAAACCAACGTCGCGCTCAAAATGGTGCGTAACGAGAAACGATTCCATCGGCAAGCTCAAGAAGAAATCAGGATTCTGGAACATTTGCGAAAGCAAGACAAGGATAATAATCACAATATTATTCATATGCTTGAACATTTCACATTTCGTGGACATGTTTGTATGACATTCGAACTTCTGAGTATGAACCTGTATGAGCTTATCAAGAAGAACAAATTTCAAGGGTTTAGTTTACAGCTGGTTCGAAAATTCGCACATTCTATTCTGCAGTGTAGCGATGCACTGTATCGCAATCGAATTATTCACTGCGATTTAAAACCAGAGAACATTTTGCTAAAACAACAGGGTAGGAGTGGAATTAAAGTGATCGACTTTGGCTCTAGTTGCTACGAGCATCAGCGTATTTATACATATATTCAAAGCAGATTTTATCGCGCACCCGAAGTGATTCTTGGCGCTCGGTATGGCATGGCAATCGATATGTGGAGTTTTGGATGCATTTTGGCCGAGCTCTTAACAGGATATCCTTTGTTTCCCGGTGAAGATGAAGGAGATCAACTTGCCTGTATAATAGAACTCTTAGGAATGCCATCTCAGAAGCTATTAGACGGATCTAAGCGCTCGAAAAACTTCATTAATTCTAAAGGTCATCCAAGGTACTGTACAGCAACCACTCTACCAGACGGAAGCACAGTTCTAACTGGTGGTCGCTCAAGACACGGAAAAACACGGGGACCACCTGGCTCCAAAACATTTACAACCGCTTTGAAAGGTTGCGATGATGCCCAATTCATCGATTTTCTTCAGAGATGTTTAGAATGGGATCCAACTCAGAGAATGACCCCTTCGCAAGCGCTTCGACATCCTTGGCTTCGCCGGCGATTGCCAAGGGCGCCAGATGCGAACTCCAACGAGAAGAGCGGTTTTCAGCGGCAAAATTCTAGCTCAGGTGTTGCTAAACTGCCACCAGCTGCTCCAACGTCCGGTAAAGCGAAGCCTCGAAGACCTATCGAAGAAATTGTGGATGATGGTACCGATTCTGCCAAGCTCAACACAAGAACTGTTCTTCCAAAAATAGTCGGGAGATGA